The following are encoded together in the Zingiber officinale cultivar Zhangliang chromosome 8A, Zo_v1.1, whole genome shotgun sequence genome:
- the LOC122009962 gene encoding dihydrolipoyl dehydrogenase 1, mitochondrial-like, producing the protein MAMVSLARRRARDLFRTEAVRRASVFCRGFAGAAGDENDVVVIGGGPGGYVAAIKAAQLGLKTTCIEKRGSLGGTCLNVGCIPSKALLHSSHMYHEAKHAFPSHGVKFSQLEIDLPAMLAQKDKAVSGLTRGIEGLFKKNKVNYVKGSGKFISPSEVSVDTLDGGNTVVKGKNIIIATGSDVKSLPGITIDEKKIVSSTGALSLSAIPKKLVVIGAGYIGLEMGSVWGRLGSEITVVEFAPDIVPSMDGEVRKQFQRMLEKQKMKFMLKTKVVGVDTSGDGVKLIVEPAAGGEQSTLEADVVLVSAGRIPYTAGLGLETIGVQTDKAGRITVDKHFKTNAPGVYAIGDVIPGPMLAHKAEEDGVACVEFIAGREGHVDYDMVPGVVYTHPEVASVGKTEEQVKSLGVAYRVGKFPFMANSRAKAIDDADGLVKILAEKETDKILGVHIMSPNAGELIHEAVLALQYGASSEDIARTCHAHPTMSEAVKEAAMATYDKPIHI; encoded by the exons aTGGCGATGGTAAGCTTGGCGAGGCGAAGGGCCAGGGATCTCTTCCGAACCGAAGCGGTGCGGCGAGCCTCCGTGTTCTGCCGGGGGTTCGCGGGCGCAGCGGGGGACGAGAACGACGTGGTGGTGATCGGCGGCGGCCCTGGTGGGTACGTGGCGGCGATCAAGGCCGCGCAGTTGGGTCTCAAAACGACGTGCATCGAGAAGAGGGGAAGCCTCGGAGGCACCTGCCTCAACGTTGGCTGCATCCCTTCAAAG GCTCTCCTTCATTCCTCTCATATGTATCATGAAGCTAAGCATGCATTCCCAAGTCATGGTGTTAAGTTCTCTCAACTTGAAATTGACCTACCTGCCATGTTGGCACAAAAAGATAAAGCCGTCTCTGGTCTCACTCGAGGTATTGAAGGCCTCTTCAAGAAGAACAAGGTAAACTATGTCAAAGGTTCGGGCAAGTTCATTTCACCTTCAGAAGTCTCTGTTGACACCCTTGATGGAGGAAACACAGTTGTCAAAGGCAAAAACATCATCATTGCCACTGGTTCTGATGTCAAATCTCTCCCTGGAATTActattgatgagaaaaaaattgttTCTTCCACTGGGGCTCTATCTTTGTCTGCCATCCCAAAGAAATTGGTGGTGATCGGTGCAGGCTACATTGGTTTGGAGATGGGATCAGTTTGGGGACGGCTTGGTTCTGAAATCACGGTTGTTGAGTTTGCACCTGATATAGTACCTTCGATGGATGGCGAGGTAAGGAAGCAGTTCCAGCGCATGCTTGAGAAGCAGAAAATGAAGTTCATGCTGAAGACGAAGGTTGTTGGGGTTGACACGTCTGGGGATGGGGTGAAGTTGATAGTGGAACCTGCAGCTGGAGGTGAACAGAGCACGCTCGAGGCAGATGTTGTTCTTGTGTCTGCTGGTCGAATCCCTTACACAGCAGGTCTTGGACTTGAGACAATTGGTGTGCAAACCGATAAGGCAGGAAGGATCACAGTTGACAAGCATTTCAAGACCAATGCGCCCGGAGTATATGCCATTGGTGATGTTATACCAGGTCCTATGCTCGCCCACAAGgcagaagaagatggagttgcaTGCGTAGAGTTCATCGCTGGTAGGGAAGGTCATGTCGACTATGACATGGTTCCAGGAGTGGTGTACACTCATCCTGAGGTGGCTTCAGTCGGCAAGACAGAGGAGCAAGTGAAGTCCCTCGGGGTGGCATACCGAGTTGGCAAGTTCCCATTCATGGCCAACAGCCGTGCAAAGGCTATCGACGATGCGGATGGGTTAGTTAAGATACTAGCCGAGAAAGAGACCGACAAGATCCTCGGCGTCCACATTATGTCACCTAATGCAGGGGAGCTCATCCATGAAGCTGTCCTGGCCCTCCAATATGGAGCCTCAAGCGAGGACATTGCTAGAACATGCCATGCGCACCCGACAATGAGTGAGGCTGTGAAGGAAGCTGCAATGGCAACCTATGACAAGCCCATTCACATATAA